One stretch of Armigeres subalbatus isolate Guangzhou_Male chromosome 2, GZ_Asu_2, whole genome shotgun sequence DNA includes these proteins:
- the LOC134216170 gene encoding LOW QUALITY PROTEIN: piggyBac transposable element-derived protein 4-like (The sequence of the model RefSeq protein was modified relative to this genomic sequence to represent the inferred CDS: inserted 1 base in 1 codon; substituted 1 base at 1 genomic stop codon): MRSKPGKYGIKIWCLSCVKCXYICNVDIYTGKKGNKSEKGQGKRVVEQLIEPFTNEWREVTTDNFFTSLEFAERLWEKQTLITGTVRQNKPSIPPEFVTCKGRDQPGVTLEAFNGQATLTSFVDGKXKKPVIILTTTTIRRSESGKKPAIVLHYNATKGAVDAGDFITRKNNCVRKTRVWTKKVIMELISIATLNASCLFHMKYPLFHKGDKRWRTEYLKQLVNELVRGNVEDRLKSPYLAASIKKLLTKFLELPVEHYKNDSNYQFADELS, translated from the exons ATGCGGTCGAAACCGGGCAAATACGGGATTAAAATTTGGTGTTTATCATGTGTAAAATGTTAATATATTTGCAACGTAGATATCTACACCGGAAAGAAAGGAAATAAATCCGAGAAGGGCCAAGGAAAACGTGTCGTGGAGCAGCTAATTGAACCATTCACCAACGAGTGGAGAGAGGTCACAACTGACAACTTTTTCACTTCGTTGGAGTTTGCCGAAAGGCTTTGGGAAAAACAAACTCTTATCACCGGGACTGTGCGACAAAACAAACCGAGTATTCCACCTGAGTTTGTGACATGTAAAGGACGAGATCAACCTGGAGTAACTTTGGAGGCATTCAACGGTCAAGCAACGTTGACTTCATTTGTAGacggga aaaaaaaaccggTGATTATTCTGACGACAACCACCATCCGGCGTTCAGAATCAGGAAAGAAACCGGCAATCGTTTTGCATTATAATGCGACGAAAGGAGCCGTAGACGCCGGAGATTTCAtaacaagaaaaaataattgcGTCCGAAAGACACGCGTGTGGACCAAAAAGGTAATTATGGAATTGATCAGCATCGCTACGCTGAATGCAAGCTGTCTATTCCATATGAAATATCCTTTATTCCACAAAGGAGATAAACGTTGGAGGACAGAATACCTCAAACAGTTGGTCAACGAACTAGTTCGAGGTAATGTGGAGGATCGACTCAAATCGCCATATTTAGCAGCATCAATTAAGAAGCTGCTGACCAAATTCCTTGAACTGCCAGTTGAACATTATAAAAATGACAGCAACT